From Opitutaceae bacterium, the proteins below share one genomic window:
- a CDS encoding pyruvate formate lyase family protein — protein sequence MADDLDHLIVSRPETLSQGIQLTWLYTLVSGAVDHGRMDIYLGDLLTRDLDNGRLTEEESLRLLQALWRMIANRDLVFSSRIMLGGRGRRNPAKADRFALLAMEATRTVLESTPQLCLRVHRGMSPGLLAKAFEVIGEGRTFPILYNDDVIIPEVARVFDVPEEDAEHYFPYGDGEYALDHRSFGSPSCRLNLLKTLEVTLHNGRDPRTGKSLGLALGEFRDFRDFEELFAAFGRQMAYFAGKLARRHVLEFEVENDSVALLYPSMLYNGCLENGHSVVDRGPVYTGGVVESHGLINAADSLTAIRHLVYENGLMTPDEMLAGLEGRTEDAAARVQLMRAAPKFGHDDEEADAMVCRVSDQAAMAVRQQAEEVDLDFFLLVHITNRGNATAGKDCEASADGRPQGAPLAAQITPAAGADHRQIVGLLNSLAAVESSVHTGYIHHLRFDRDYFQKNRPKMEALLDGYFESGGSQVMVSVVSRSELEAARAEPARHPDLIVRVGRFSARFIELPPEIQREMIDWAAD from the coding sequence ATGGCGGACGATCTCGATCACCTGATTGTCTCCCGGCCCGAAACACTGTCCCAGGGTATCCAGCTGACCTGGCTCTACACCCTGGTTTCGGGGGCTGTCGACCATGGCCGGATGGATATTTATCTGGGCGACCTTCTCACACGGGATCTGGACAACGGCCGGCTGACGGAGGAGGAATCCCTCCGGCTTCTTCAGGCGCTCTGGCGGATGATCGCCAACCGGGATCTGGTTTTCAGCAGCCGGATCATGTTGGGTGGGCGCGGACGACGCAATCCGGCCAAGGCCGACCGATTCGCGCTCCTTGCGATGGAGGCGACCCGGACGGTTCTTGAGTCCACTCCGCAACTTTGTCTCCGCGTCCACCGTGGGATGAGTCCCGGACTGCTGGCAAAGGCGTTCGAGGTCATCGGAGAGGGAAGGACGTTTCCCATCCTCTACAACGACGACGTCATCATACCGGAAGTGGCCCGGGTCTTCGACGTACCGGAAGAGGACGCCGAGCACTATTTCCCGTATGGAGATGGAGAATACGCACTGGATCACCGGAGCTTTGGATCCCCCAGTTGTCGCCTGAACCTGCTCAAGACGCTGGAGGTCACCCTCCACAACGGACGGGATCCCCGGACCGGGAAGAGTCTGGGTCTGGCCCTGGGGGAGTTCCGTGATTTCCGTGATTTCGAGGAACTCTTCGCCGCTTTCGGCCGGCAGATGGCGTATTTCGCCGGGAAACTGGCCCGGCGCCATGTGCTCGAATTTGAAGTGGAAAACGACTCCGTCGCCCTGCTTTACCCGAGCATGCTTTACAACGGATGCCTGGAGAATGGCCATTCCGTGGTCGACCGGGGTCCGGTCTACACCGGTGGCGTGGTCGAGTCGCACGGCCTGATCAACGCGGCGGACAGCCTGACCGCAATCAGGCATTTGGTCTATGAGAACGGCTTGATGACTCCGGATGAAATGCTCGCGGGACTTGAAGGCCGCACTGAGGACGCGGCGGCGCGGGTTCAATTGATGCGAGCGGCACCGAAGTTCGGTCATGACGATGAAGAGGCCGATGCCATGGTCTGCCGGGTTTCGGACCAGGCGGCGATGGCCGTGAGGCAACAGGCCGAGGAGGTGGATCTCGATTTTTTCCTGCTGGTCCACATCACCAACCGCGGAAACGCCACAGCGGGGAAGGATTGTGAGGCGTCGGCCGATGGACGTCCACAAGGCGCCCCGTTGGCCGCCCAGATCACCCCGGCAGCAGGCGCGGATCACAGGCAAATCGTCGGCCTGCTCAACTCACTGGCAGCGGTGGAATCGTCGGTCCATACGGGCTATATCCATCACCTGAGGTTTGATCGGGATTACTTCCAGAAGAACCGTCCGAAGATGGAAGCTCTGCTCGATGGCTATTTCGAGTCCGGAGGCTCGCAGGTGATGGTCTCGGTCGTGTCCCGCAGCGAGCTTGAAGCGGCCCGGGCTGAACCGGCGAGACATCCCGACCTGATCGTCCGGGTGGGCCGGTTCAGCGCCCGATTCATCGAACTGCCGCCGGAGATCCAGCGTGAAATGATCGATTGGGCGGCGGATTGA
- a CDS encoding NAD(P)-dependent oxidoreductase, giving the protein MVGGDPVDFETVRPLFEIMGKNIVLQGPVGSGQHTKMANQIVIAASMVAVSEALVYAKRAGLDPETVLQSIGGGAAASWTLNNLGPRMIAGNFAPGFYVKHFIKDMRIAIESAEAMNLDLPGLRLAKRLYDQLAAEGGENDGTQALYRLIDR; this is encoded by the coding sequence ATGGTCGGTGGAGACCCGGTCGACTTTGAGACGGTGCGCCCCCTTTTCGAGATCATGGGCAAGAATATCGTCCTGCAGGGGCCCGTCGGGAGTGGCCAACATACCAAGATGGCCAACCAGATCGTCATCGCGGCAAGCATGGTCGCGGTCAGTGAAGCACTCGTTTACGCCAAGCGGGCCGGCCTGGATCCGGAGACCGTTCTTCAGAGCATCGGGGGAGGGGCCGCGGCAAGCTGGACCCTGAACAACCTCGGCCCCCGCATGATCGCCGGCAATTTCGCGCCCGGCTTTTACGTCAAGCACTTCATCAAGGACATGCGCATTGCCATCGAGTCAGCGGAGGCGATGAATCTGGACTTGCCGGGACTTCGTCTGGCCAAGCGGCTCTACGACCAACTGGCGGCCGAAGGCGGTGAAAACGATGGCACCCAGGCACTCTACCGCCTGATTGACCGATAA